In one window of Candidatus Eisenbacteria bacterium DNA:
- a CDS encoding UBP-type zinc finger domain-containing protein — MIEACPHITAITDVKRPTRRVCEECVKIGAQWLHLRTCQQCSSTLCCDSSPNRHASKHARSTGHPVVASAEPGEQWLYCFLDDAFVEY, encoded by the coding sequence ATGATCGAAGCCTGTCCCCACATAACCGCGATTACCGACGTCAAGCGGCCGACGCGCAGGGTGTGCGAGGAGTGCGTCAAGATCGGGGCGCAGTGGCTGCACCTACGCACATGCCAGCAGTGCAGCTCCACGCTCTGCTGCGACTCCTCACCGAACCGTCACGCGAGCAAGCACGCGCGCTCGACCGGCCATCCGGTCGTCGCGTCAGCGGAGCCCGGCGAGCAATGGCTCTACTGCTTCTTGGACGACGCCTTCGTGGAGTATTGA
- a CDS encoding sigma-70 family RNA polymerase sigma factor, whose translation MNTSSEERSRETFFSLMSKHLKQLYHFVRQEIGCFEAVGDLVTGEVTAEDVVDAVVLRAYREFVTEPSGRRVRGWLIRLAREQLETEVRRLKEERERSVQIEEDLAETPPQEEVSTLGEEILYFYEPEEDLKLEEVIPDLTVPTPEQEMETRELRSSVKASLTHMPREWRRTLMLHHIEGLEGAELAEAVGRPESELQHMLEQARNYLRERLVEAGCHFTTAA comes from the coding sequence ATGAATACGTCGTCCGAAGAGCGTAGCCGAGAGACATTCTTCTCCCTGATGAGCAAGCACCTGAAGCAGCTGTATCACTTTGTCCGTCAGGAGATCGGCTGTTTTGAGGCCGTGGGGGACTTGGTAACGGGCGAGGTGACCGCGGAGGATGTGGTGGATGCCGTGGTGCTCCGAGCGTATCGCGAGTTCGTTACCGAACCGTCCGGGCGCAGGGTTAGAGGCTGGCTGATACGGCTGGCCAGGGAGCAGCTCGAAACCGAGGTGAGAAGGCTGAAAGAGGAGCGGGAACGCTCGGTGCAAATCGAGGAGGACCTGGCGGAAACACCGCCTCAAGAGGAGGTATCCACGCTGGGCGAGGAGATTCTCTATTTCTACGAGCCGGAGGAAGACCTGAAGCTGGAAGAGGTCATTCCGGACCTCACCGTGCCGACGCCCGAGCAGGAAATGGAGACCAGGGAGCTGCGCTCGTCCGTGAAGGCGTCTCTGACGCACATGCCCAGAGAATGGCGGCGGACTTTGATGCTACATCACATTGAAGGGCTCGAAGGCGCCGAGCTCGCCGAGGCCGTCGGTCGGCCGGAGTCGGAATTGCAGCACATGCTCGAGCAAGCGCGCAACTACCTGCGCGAGCGGCTGGTCGAGGCGGGATGTCACTTCACGACCGCCGCATGA
- a CDS encoding DUF72 domain-containing protein — MRIRVGTSGWSYKEWKGHFYPEKLAAKDMLHYYAERFPTVEVNNTFYRMPNPATLESWSAEVPSDFAFVLKASKRITHDKRLKEVGDSVAYLLRTAAALGPKLGPFLVQLPPNMKKDVPRLRDFLALLETPARAAFEFRHVSWFDDEVYAALRERGAAWCVADTGEEGDPPFVSTADWGYMRLRRVEYTTDDLRSWADRVRGQTWGEVFVFFKHEEAGTGPKLAAKFMEACEER, encoded by the coding sequence ATGCGAATCCGGGTCGGCACCAGCGGGTGGTCGTACAAGGAATGGAAGGGACACTTCTATCCCGAGAAGCTCGCCGCGAAGGATATGCTGCACTACTACGCAGAGCGCTTTCCCACGGTCGAGGTGAACAACACCTTCTACCGGATGCCGAACCCCGCGACGCTCGAGAGCTGGTCGGCCGAGGTGCCGAGCGATTTCGCGTTCGTGCTCAAGGCGTCCAAGCGGATCACGCACGACAAGCGCCTCAAAGAAGTCGGCGATTCCGTGGCGTACCTGCTGCGCACCGCGGCCGCGCTCGGGCCGAAGCTCGGACCTTTCCTGGTGCAGCTTCCGCCGAACATGAAAAAGGACGTTCCGAGGCTGCGCGATTTCCTCGCGCTGCTCGAGACGCCCGCGCGCGCCGCGTTCGAGTTTCGCCATGTTTCGTGGTTCGACGACGAAGTGTACGCGGCCTTACGGGAGCGAGGAGCCGCGTGGTGCGTCGCGGACACGGGCGAGGAGGGCGACCCTCCTTTTGTCTCCACCGCCGACTGGGGCTACATGCGGCTGCGGCGTGTCGAATATACGACGGACGATCTGCGGTCCTGGGCGGACCGGGTCCGCGGCCAGACCTGGGGCGAAGTCTTCGTGTTCTTCAAGCACGAGGAAGCGGGGACAGGCCCCAAGCTCGCCGCGAAATTCATGGAGGCCTGCGAGGAACGTTAG